A region from the Anaerobacillus sp. CMMVII genome encodes:
- a CDS encoding AbgT family transporter: MKRFGNNFVGRSLDTIERVGNKLPHPVTLFAMFAGFVVLFSWIFSSLGVSVEHPLQEGEILEVRNLLSSDGIKYIFTSMVGNFTGFAPLGTVLVTMLGIGIAERSGLISAGLRALVMSVPKQLITAALVFGGIMSSMAADAGYVVLTPLGAVLFAGLGRHPLAGLAAAFAGVSAGFSANLLLTSLDPLLGGLTQHAAATFDPIYAETINYAMNYYFMIVSVFVLTIIGTIVTEKVVEPRLGTYKGSVTEKVEGLTSIEKKGLFGALAAFILTIAALALLIVPTWGPLRGVDGAVINSPFFSSLVPIILIMFFVPGFVYGRMTKSIQSDKDVAEQLSDTMATMGAYIVLAFAAGQFVAYFNETNLGMIMAVKGAAFLDTTGFTGIPLILTFIVVAGFINLFIGSASAKWAIMAPVFVPMMMGLGYSPELTQLAYRIADSTTNVISPLMPYFAIVIAFAQKYDKKVGIGTLISTMIPYSIAFSIVWIIMLIVWMTLGIDLGPGSPIFYP; this comes from the coding sequence ATCAAACGTTTCGGTAATAATTTTGTGGGGCGTTCACTAGATACGATCGAACGTGTCGGTAATAAATTGCCACATCCAGTCACGCTTTTTGCGATGTTTGCTGGATTTGTCGTTTTATTTTCTTGGATCTTTTCTTCGTTAGGAGTCAGTGTTGAACATCCTTTACAAGAAGGGGAAATACTTGAAGTTAGAAACCTATTAAGTAGTGATGGAATTAAGTACATTTTTACGAGTATGGTCGGTAACTTTACAGGGTTTGCTCCGTTGGGCACTGTTCTTGTAACAATGCTAGGAATTGGGATAGCTGAAAGGTCTGGGTTAATTAGTGCCGGACTCCGAGCGCTTGTCATGTCAGTACCAAAGCAGTTAATTACAGCTGCCTTAGTATTTGGTGGAATTATGTCTAGTATGGCAGCAGATGCTGGGTATGTTGTTTTAACACCACTAGGAGCGGTACTATTTGCTGGATTAGGCAGACATCCATTAGCTGGTTTAGCTGCTGCTTTTGCAGGTGTATCAGCTGGATTTAGTGCAAACCTCTTGCTAACATCCTTAGATCCTTTACTAGGAGGATTAACACAACACGCAGCAGCGACGTTTGATCCAATTTATGCAGAAACAATTAACTATGCGATGAACTATTACTTCATGATTGTATCGGTATTTGTACTAACAATCATTGGTACGATTGTGACTGAAAAAGTGGTAGAGCCACGTTTAGGCACCTATAAAGGAAGTGTTACAGAGAAGGTAGAAGGTTTAACTTCAATAGAGAAAAAGGGTTTATTTGGAGCGTTAGCGGCATTTATCTTAACGATTGCAGCTTTAGCATTGCTAATTGTACCAACGTGGGGTCCACTACGCGGTGTTGATGGTGCAGTAATTAATTCGCCGTTCTTCTCTTCGCTTGTTCCAATTATTTTAATCATGTTCTTTGTTCCTGGTTTTGTTTATGGAAGAATGACGAAATCAATACAAAGTGATAAAGATGTCGCTGAACAATTGTCTGATACAATGGCAACCATGGGTGCTTATATCGTACTTGCTTTTGCTGCTGGTCAATTTGTAGCGTACTTTAATGAAACGAACTTAGGTATGATTATGGCTGTTAAAGGTGCTGCATTCCTTGATACAACAGGGTTTACAGGGATCCCTTTAATCTTAACCTTTATTGTTGTTGCAGGGTTTATTAACTTATTTATTGGTAGTGCATCTGCCAAATGGGCGATAATGGCTCCGGTATTTGTACCAATGATGATGGGGTTAGGTTATTCTCCTGAGCTTACTCAGCTGGCATACCGAATTGCTGACTCAACAACTAACGTCATTTCTCCATTAATGCCATACTTTGCGATCGTAATTGCATTTGCACAAAAGTATGATAAAAAAGTTGGAATTGGAACCTTAATATCAACGATGATTCCTTATTCTATTGCGTTTTCGATTGTCTGGATCATCATGTTAATCGTGTGGATGACATTAGGAATTGATTTAGGACCAGGCTCTCCAATCTTTTATCCATAA
- a CDS encoding cytochrome P450, which yields MKTDNLPLDLKGKLLTGHLTEFQADPLAFLTKLTEEYGDFVPFRLGPFQRVFLINDPNLIKEVLVTKQTSFVKSKDIQTLKTIVGEGLLTSEKDLHKRQRKLIQPSFKRSHIINYGHDMIDTTLHYLSNWQNGEHRLISEDMQNITLGIISKTMFGTDFEKGAKIIEKSMDAVMKLGIKRMRAIVKPPLWIPTKNNRKLLAAIKHLDAVLDDIIAKRKQSSTRYEDLLGVLMNAKNEDDGTMMSDKQLKDELMTIFLAGHETTANALTWTLYLLAKHPDVDAKFHQELSNVIDSGTPTPEHFSQLKYTQSIVWESLRLYPPAYIIGRQVDTDVTIGNYQLKKGDMVVMSQYVMHRNNAYFDQPDSFLPERFETDLLKTLPTYAFFPFGGGPRVCIGNHFALMETVLVLACIGQRYQVNLLENHDDVKPQPLITLRPKRGVKMLITERKGADGA from the coding sequence GTGAAAACTGACAATCTTCCTCTCGATCTGAAAGGAAAATTACTAACTGGTCACTTAACAGAATTCCAAGCAGATCCTCTCGCCTTTCTCACCAAGCTTACAGAAGAATATGGCGATTTTGTCCCATTCAGGCTTGGACCATTTCAGAGGGTGTTTTTAATCAATGACCCAAATCTAATCAAGGAAGTTCTTGTAACCAAACAAACGTCATTTGTTAAATCAAAAGATATTCAAACTTTAAAAACAATTGTTGGTGAAGGACTGTTAACTAGTGAGAAAGATCTTCATAAACGACAAAGGAAGCTTATTCAACCATCATTTAAACGATCTCATATTATTAACTATGGACATGACATGATTGACACAACTTTACACTACCTATCTAATTGGCAAAATGGTGAACATAGACTCATTTCAGAGGATATGCAAAATATTACTTTAGGAATTATTAGCAAGACCATGTTTGGCACTGATTTTGAAAAAGGGGCCAAAATCATTGAAAAATCAATGGATGCAGTAATGAAGCTTGGCATTAAAAGAATGAGAGCCATCGTTAAGCCGCCGTTGTGGATACCAACAAAAAATAACCGCAAATTGCTAGCTGCTATCAAACATCTTGATGCTGTTCTCGATGACATTATTGCAAAGCGAAAGCAGAGCTCAACTAGGTATGAGGACTTGCTTGGAGTACTAATGAATGCCAAGAACGAAGATGATGGGACCATGATGAGTGACAAACAACTGAAGGATGAACTAATGACAATTTTCCTTGCCGGTCACGAAACTACAGCAAATGCCCTTACTTGGACGCTTTACTTACTTGCTAAGCATCCTGATGTTGATGCAAAATTTCATCAAGAATTATCAAATGTAATAGATAGTGGCACCCCAACTCCTGAACATTTTAGTCAATTAAAATATACCCAAAGCATTGTCTGGGAATCGCTTCGTCTATATCCACCAGCCTATATCATTGGCAGACAGGTTGATACTGACGTCACGATTGGTAACTATCAGTTAAAAAAAGGTGACATGGTTGTTATGAGTCAATATGTCATGCACCGTAACAACGCCTATTTTGATCAACCTGATTCATTTCTTCCTGAACGATTTGAAACTGATTTACTGAAAACACTGCCTACCTATGCTTTCTTTCCTTTTGGCGGAGGTCCAAGAGTGTGTATTGGAAACCATTTTGCATTAATGGAGACTGTACTTGTTCTCGCTTGTATCGGACAACGGTATCAAGTAAACTTACTAGAAAATCACGATGACGTAAAACCACAACCTCTGATCACACTTAGACCAAAACGTGGTGTAAAGATGCTCATTACCGAAAGAAAAGGAGCAGATGGCGCCTAA
- a CDS encoding alpha/beta fold hydrolase, with amino-acid sequence MAKFKAFTSIWNTPNPKVGQTPKTSIWKKNKATVWYYPAKEKKYKTPLLLIYSLVSKPYILDLSPETSMIQAFNHKGYDVYLLDFGVPGYEDKDLTLDDYIHSYIQKAVQHTLRHSKSNDLTIVGYCLGGTLGTIYAAIAKEPVKNLILFVTPIDFKKLPINQEIRKLLNDERKNIEKLIDQYGIIPAMFIDKAVKLVTSPLPITPYLALYEHSTDKQYVERWRRFNHWARDHIPFVGATLKQLIDLVLDNQLTQNKLLINNERVNLSNIHANLLVISTSDDELVPEELTAPIMDLVSSKDKTYKKVKGGHATLAVKGYLPEVLEKWLEKRS; translated from the coding sequence GTGGCTAAATTCAAGGCTTTTACTTCAATTTGGAATACACCAAACCCGAAAGTTGGACAAACACCTAAAACTTCTATTTGGAAGAAGAATAAAGCTACTGTTTGGTACTACCCTGCAAAAGAGAAAAAGTACAAAACACCCTTACTCCTTATTTATTCATTAGTTAGTAAGCCATATATCCTTGATCTTAGCCCAGAAACAAGTATGATCCAGGCTTTCAATCATAAAGGCTATGATGTTTATTTACTCGATTTCGGTGTCCCTGGATACGAAGATAAAGATTTGACTCTTGATGATTATATTCACAGCTATATTCAAAAAGCCGTACAACATACCTTAAGGCACTCAAAATCCAATGATTTAACGATCGTTGGGTATTGTCTCGGTGGTACACTTGGTACAATCTATGCAGCAATTGCAAAAGAACCAGTTAAAAATCTGATACTCTTTGTTACTCCAATAGATTTTAAAAAACTTCCTATAAACCAAGAGATACGAAAACTATTAAACGATGAGCGAAAAAATATAGAAAAATTGATTGATCAATATGGCATAATCCCCGCAATGTTCATTGATAAAGCTGTTAAATTGGTAACATCGCCGCTTCCAATTACACCTTACCTGGCACTATATGAACATTCAACTGACAAACAGTATGTGGAGAGATGGCGAAGATTTAATCATTGGGCAAGAGATCATATTCCATTTGTCGGCGCAACATTAAAACAACTAATCGACTTAGTCCTTGATAATCAGCTTACCCAAAATAAATTGTTGATTAACAACGAAAGGGTTAACCTTTCAAACATACACGCAAATTTATTAGTAATTTCCACCTCTGATGACGAGCTTGTTCCTGAAGAACTAACCGCACCAATCATGGATCTAGTTTCAAGTAAAGACAAGACGTACAAAAAGGTTAAAGGTGGCCATGCAACGTTAGCTGTCAAAGGGTATTTACCAGAAGTACTTGAAAAATGGTTAGAAAAGCGTTCGTAA
- a CDS encoding sensor histidine kinase: MFFSLRNRMFVIFTLILTVPFLVLSIIIPSWFTTIIEDETISSTEDMMDQYSFYIDAITVQAEDLGKQVLVNQSTQQWLKFEKKNVDANNPDRYLLRNELRKQLNSMVLNNSHTMSVSIFLNDGTGIWGDHPLLEETEWFKDFSNHDQRWVKAHTDSYGHNDLDVINSFLIPLFDMNTLDLSGVIKVNFPSLLLKTALGKIKLGETGRAHLLTRLGENVLSGQIETPQYVLEHSLTQINESNQSKGLIETVYDGEEYYVFFQKLTVGDWVLFTEITKSELFFKVDQIQKRLLMTSGIIFILTLIAAYLLSTNIVGPLGKLAKALGFLERGEFSEAKGLMPSIKSDNHEVSYLIKVFHQTIDRLNHLIKIEYEANLRRKDAEYKALLLQINPHFLNNTLEIIGGLAAQGKNKDVINVSVYLGRMMRYSLDTHSDEVKLGEEINYIRNFTDILKLRYEDSISIEIEEDLETKHVQIIKFVIQPLVENAVKYSFIENTFAKIKIRTEKCGNKILIIVEDNGMGMSSEVISELMNVDIDNETNDVLASKGTSIGLKNVLGRLKLYYGQNFSFNIDSEKNRGTKITLCIKTGGAIHDEGINYRR, encoded by the coding sequence ATGTTTTTTTCGTTACGTAATCGAATGTTTGTCATTTTTACACTTATATTAACGGTACCATTTCTTGTTTTATCCATAATCATTCCAAGTTGGTTTACAACTATAATTGAGGATGAAACAATAAGTTCAACAGAGGATATGATGGATCAATACTCTTTTTACATTGATGCGATTACTGTACAAGCTGAAGATTTGGGAAAGCAGGTACTCGTCAATCAGTCAACTCAACAATGGTTAAAATTTGAAAAGAAAAATGTTGATGCCAATAACCCTGATCGCTATTTATTGAGAAATGAGTTAAGAAAACAATTAAATTCAATGGTCTTAAATAATTCTCATACAATGTCTGTATCGATTTTTTTGAATGATGGGACAGGAATATGGGGGGATCATCCGTTGCTAGAGGAAACAGAGTGGTTCAAAGACTTTTCAAATCATGATCAGCGTTGGGTAAAAGCACACACAGACTCGTATGGCCACAACGATTTGGATGTCATCAATAGTTTTCTTATCCCTTTGTTTGATATGAATACGCTAGACCTTTCTGGAGTTATAAAAGTTAACTTTCCTTCATTATTATTAAAGACTGCTTTGGGTAAAATTAAGCTTGGTGAAACAGGGCGTGCTCATTTATTAACTAGGCTTGGTGAAAATGTATTATCAGGTCAGATTGAAACTCCTCAATACGTGTTGGAGCATAGCTTAACTCAAATAAATGAAAGTAATCAAAGTAAAGGCTTAATTGAAACTGTTTATGATGGGGAAGAATATTACGTGTTTTTTCAAAAGCTAACAGTTGGTGACTGGGTGTTATTTACTGAAATTACGAAATCTGAGTTGTTTTTTAAGGTAGATCAAATACAAAAGAGATTGTTAATGACAAGTGGTATCATTTTTATTCTAACCTTAATCGCTGCTTATTTACTCTCTACTAATATTGTAGGTCCCCTTGGAAAGTTAGCGAAAGCGTTGGGATTCCTTGAAAGAGGAGAGTTTTCTGAAGCGAAAGGTTTAATGCCATCGATTAAGTCAGATAACCATGAAGTTAGTTATTTAATTAAAGTTTTTCATCAAACGATTGATCGTCTAAACCATTTAATCAAAATTGAGTATGAAGCGAATCTTCGTAGGAAAGATGCAGAATACAAAGCCTTGTTGCTACAAATTAACCCGCATTTTTTGAATAACACGTTGGAAATTATTGGAGGTCTTGCGGCACAAGGTAAAAATAAGGACGTTATAAATGTAAGTGTTTACTTAGGTCGAATGATGAGATATTCGTTGGATACTCATAGTGATGAGGTGAAATTAGGTGAAGAAATCAATTATATTCGTAATTTCACGGATATTTTGAAATTGAGATATGAAGACTCTATTTCTATTGAAATTGAGGAAGATCTAGAAACGAAACACGTGCAGATCATAAAGTTTGTGATCCAACCACTCGTTGAAAATGCTGTTAAATATAGTTTTATTGAAAATACTTTTGCTAAAATCAAAATTCGAACAGAAAAGTGTGGCAATAAAATTTTGATTATCGTCGAAGATAATGGAATGGGCATGTCTAGTGAGGTTATTTCAGAGTTGATGAATGTAGATATCGACAATGAAACAAATGATGTTTTAGCTAGTAAAGGGACTAGCATTGGGTTGAAGAATGTCCTCGGTAGATTGAAGTTATATTATGGACAGAACTTTTCATTTAACATAGACTCTGAAAAAAATCGAGGTACAAAAATTACATTGTGTATTAAAACAGGGGGGGCTATACATGATGAAGGTATTAATTACAGACGATGA
- a CDS encoding response regulator translates to MMKVLITDDEIQIRKGLRMKLDWEKEGFQVVAEAANGKDALKILNENEIDIVITDVRMPIMDGIEFVKQCQLKYPHVKMIVLSGYSDFDYAKSALQAGVRDYLLKPVAPDELLDALFRIRGEIEEEKKTQMESERIIRLVHNQFEEIREQYLLYLVKEDWSELNITKDRLQQLGLEDFSNDHVSVQFVTVEIRDSEKNEKELWLPFKMLCKEIAEGAKGTYSFYDTNYANMVHFISRLDEEPLTGSSSFIQDLQRKVKQFLKLETVIGIGKVAIGLSQFKNGYISALLSWSQSELGSHSQVIDGSATNEMFDFSMELEKRLMNTIENVDHKAFETNMSVILGETTNQSMMKYSFVANRVLFLLGSLTRKYDIDSVEINNLIWNCQQSIWELNSQSKVNEQLVDLAGLIIENVIKIRASSNGAEIVENVRRFLDQHYGSEVSLSLLAEHFHINSAYLSEIFKSQVGQTFSDYLINLRMENARQFLKDPQLKIIDVAHLVGFSNSGYFSTVFKKYFDQTPVEYRKSLNRVK, encoded by the coding sequence ATGATGAAGGTATTAATTACAGACGATGAAATTCAAATTCGTAAAGGATTACGCATGAAGCTTGATTGGGAAAAGGAAGGTTTCCAAGTTGTAGCAGAGGCTGCAAATGGAAAAGATGCGCTAAAGATATTAAACGAAAATGAGATCGATATCGTTATTACCGATGTGCGAATGCCCATCATGGATGGAATTGAGTTTGTGAAGCAATGTCAGCTAAAATACCCCCATGTAAAAATGATCGTTTTATCAGGATACTCCGATTTTGACTACGCTAAATCAGCGTTACAAGCAGGAGTTAGAGACTACCTTTTAAAGCCTGTTGCTCCTGACGAACTACTAGATGCATTATTTAGAATTCGTGGAGAAATTGAAGAAGAAAAAAAAACTCAAATGGAATCGGAGCGAATCATTCGGCTAGTTCACAATCAGTTTGAGGAAATACGTGAACAATATCTACTTTATTTAGTTAAAGAGGATTGGTCTGAATTAAATATAACAAAAGATAGGTTACAACAGTTAGGGTTGGAAGATTTCTCGAATGACCATGTTAGTGTTCAATTTGTGACCGTGGAAATTCGAGATTCAGAAAAAAATGAAAAAGAACTATGGCTTCCGTTTAAAATGCTCTGTAAGGAAATTGCTGAAGGGGCAAAAGGAACATATTCATTTTATGATACCAACTACGCAAATATGGTTCATTTTATTAGTCGTCTAGATGAAGAGCCTTTAACTGGCTCATCGAGCTTTATTCAAGACTTACAAAGGAAAGTGAAACAGTTTTTAAAATTAGAAACGGTCATTGGGATTGGAAAGGTTGCTATAGGATTATCCCAGTTTAAGAACGGATATATTTCAGCATTACTTTCTTGGAGTCAAAGTGAATTAGGTTCACATTCACAGGTGATCGATGGTTCAGCGACAAATGAGATGTTTGATTTTTCAATGGAATTGGAAAAAAGATTAATGAACACAATCGAAAACGTTGATCATAAGGCTTTCGAAACAAACATGAGTGTCATTCTAGGGGAAACCACAAACCAATCGATGATGAAATATTCTTTTGTTGCGAACCGGGTGTTATTTTTGTTAGGGTCTCTGACCAGAAAATACGATATCGATTCAGTGGAAATCAATAACTTGATTTGGAATTGCCAGCAAAGTATCTGGGAACTCAATTCACAAAGTAAAGTAAACGAACAGCTTGTTGATTTAGCTGGTTTGATCATTGAGAATGTGATAAAAATTCGAGCGTCATCTAATGGGGCAGAAATCGTTGAAAATGTTCGACGTTTTTTGGATCAACATTACGGAAGCGAAGTTTCCTTATCTTTATTAGCGGAACACTTCCATATAAATAGCGCATATTTATCGGAAATTTTTAAATCACAAGTAGGACAAACCTTTAGTGATTATTTAATTAATTTACGTATGGAAAATGCGAGGCAATTTTTAAAAGATCCTCAATTAAAGATTATTGATGTGGCACATTTAGTCGGTTTTTCAAATTCCGGATACTTCAGTACAGTATTTAAAAAATACTTTGATCAAACGCCCGTTGAATATCGGAAATCGTTAAATCGTGTTAAGTAA
- a CDS encoding sugar ABC transporter substrate-binding protein, giving the protein MKNKLVLIIVTSIVLIFTGYTLSFFSVIFTDSNDENAKGNLEVTQIELTFWRANGTNLENRAYSELISDFEKAHPNIKIKMELIPYGNYELKLRTEIAAGNPPDIMAIDSPNLALYANSGSLLSIDEKMRQEGNIIDIPATTLNGMIFNNEIYLAPIVESGLALFYSMQLFREADLPFPSNDPYQPMTWEEVLEIAKKINQPENGVYGIDPAQGFADGEAPAYFKLPILWQFGAEVLNSEATTADGFLNSNEALAALQFYQDLYHKYQVAPIESLPNPLVNGKVGMTVLGSWYLEDLKKNFPDFKLGEDFGIAPLPIGKNQVAPNGGWALGISSKTKYPEEAWQFIHYLTNVDGAKNYVEVTGDLPARYSVANQFPELNEYPKNIFVIQAQNFAKNRPITPVYPVVSEAIKTLFEDVGIGKKDVKISADEAVEKINASLNDIRR; this is encoded by the coding sequence ATGAAAAATAAGCTTGTTTTGATCATAGTTACATCTATTGTACTTATTTTCACAGGATATACATTGTCTTTTTTCTCAGTCATTTTCACCGATTCAAATGACGAAAATGCAAAGGGAAATCTAGAAGTAACTCAAATAGAGTTAACCTTTTGGAGAGCTAATGGAACGAATTTAGAAAATCGTGCCTACAGTGAGCTGATCTCGGACTTTGAAAAAGCGCATCCTAATATTAAAATTAAGATGGAATTAATTCCTTATGGTAATTATGAATTGAAATTGAGAACGGAAATTGCTGCTGGTAATCCTCCTGATATTATGGCTATCGATAGTCCAAACTTGGCTTTGTATGCAAATTCAGGATCGCTTTTATCCATTGACGAAAAGATGAGACAAGAAGGGAATATTATAGATATACCAGCAACAACTCTTAATGGAATGATCTTTAATAATGAGATTTATTTAGCCCCAATTGTAGAATCTGGTTTAGCGCTTTTTTACAGTATGCAATTATTCAGAGAAGCGGATCTTCCATTTCCATCAAACGATCCATACCAACCGATGACCTGGGAGGAAGTCTTAGAGATTGCTAAGAAAATCAATCAACCAGAGAATGGCGTATATGGAATTGATCCAGCACAAGGTTTTGCTGATGGAGAAGCACCAGCTTATTTTAAATTACCGATCCTTTGGCAATTTGGGGCGGAAGTGTTAAATTCGGAGGCAACTACTGCAGACGGATTTTTAAATTCCAATGAGGCATTGGCAGCATTACAATTTTATCAAGATCTATATCACAAATATCAAGTTGCACCGATTGAATCACTTCCAAATCCATTAGTAAATGGAAAAGTTGGTATGACTGTTCTAGGTTCTTGGTATTTAGAAGACTTAAAAAAGAACTTTCCTGACTTTAAATTAGGCGAGGATTTTGGAATTGCCCCTTTACCGATTGGCAAAAATCAAGTCGCACCAAATGGGGGCTGGGCGCTCGGAATATCCTCAAAAACAAAATATCCTGAAGAAGCATGGCAATTTATTCACTATTTGACGAATGTTGATGGAGCTAAGAATTATGTGGAAGTTACTGGTGATTTACCGGCTAGATACTCAGTAGCTAATCAATTTCCTGAACTGAATGAATACCCTAAAAATATCTTTGTGATCCAAGCTCAAAACTTTGCGAAAAACCGCCCGATTACTCCGGTCTATCCTGTCGTCAGTGAGGCAATTAAGACACTGTTTGAAGATGTTGGGATAGGTAAAAAAGATGTTAAAATCTCTGCAGATGAAGCAGTAGAAAAAATTAATGCTAGCTTAAATGATATAAGAAGATAA
- a CDS encoding glycoside hydrolase family 32 protein codes for MIYFKGEYHLFHQKNGHWAHAISKDLLHWEHQPIALEHDELGQALSGSAVVDWNDSTGFFDGKAGLVAIYTSTVGGEAQSIAYSKDRGRTWQRYEGNPVIKNPGIKDFRDPKVFWHDETEKWVMVVSTDKSVTFFGSDNLINWHYLSRFGDGQGSHAAVWECPDLFRLAVDGDEGNEKWVLHVSIGDNNKTNGSTAQYFVGEFDGEQFINDHSPETVLITDYGQDFYAAQSFSDIPKKDGRRVWLAWMANWRYPYQSPTDPWMGAMSIPRELSLKTMEDGSVRLFQEPIKEIKKLRANEYSIKELEIEGDYRITDFSGTTFEFEGIFEWEEVEEIGIRVRQSGEEETVVGLNTITETVFVDRTNSGLDRIIDRNGEFFQFGSRYETNSPANKKQLKLRGFIDESSIEIFVNDGEVVFTNLIYTRPTNSGVELYTKGGKANVVSLNFFHLHSTWRNPSKEDKITQIVVNEDRIHIKVEEETTLKGQVKPDWLHGNGAQLLWFVEDPEIIELANDGSSAIIKGKKVGTTQVVVTDINQTVEKKVSVRVTSK; via the coding sequence TTGATTTATTTTAAAGGAGAATACCATTTATTTCATCAAAAAAACGGTCACTGGGCCCATGCCATTAGTAAGGATTTATTGCATTGGGAGCATCAACCGATTGCATTGGAACATGATGAACTAGGACAGGCTTTATCTGGCAGTGCTGTCGTGGATTGGAATGATTCAACAGGCTTTTTTGACGGTAAAGCTGGTTTAGTCGCGATCTATACGAGTACGGTTGGTGGCGAAGCTCAAAGTATCGCTTATAGTAAAGATAGAGGGAGAACATGGCAGCGTTATGAGGGGAATCCAGTGATTAAAAACCCTGGGATCAAAGACTTTAGAGACCCTAAAGTTTTTTGGCATGATGAGACAGAAAAATGGGTTATGGTTGTCTCAACTGATAAAAGTGTTACATTTTTTGGTTCAGATAACTTAATTAATTGGCACTACCTTAGCCGATTTGGAGATGGGCAAGGTTCACATGCAGCTGTTTGGGAGTGTCCTGATCTTTTTCGTTTAGCAGTTGATGGAGACGAAGGTAACGAAAAATGGGTTTTGCACGTTAGCATTGGTGATAACAATAAAACAAATGGCTCAACTGCTCAATATTTTGTTGGTGAGTTTGATGGCGAGCAGTTTATAAATGATCATTCACCTGAAACAGTCTTAATTACTGATTATGGTCAAGATTTTTATGCTGCACAATCATTTTCCGATATTCCGAAAAAAGATGGGAGGAGAGTTTGGTTAGCTTGGATGGCAAATTGGAGATATCCATATCAAAGTCCAACAGACCCATGGATGGGAGCAATGTCTATTCCTCGAGAATTATCTTTAAAAACGATGGAGGATGGTAGTGTTCGATTGTTTCAGGAACCAATTAAAGAAATAAAAAAATTGAGAGCAAATGAGTATTCTATCAAAGAGTTAGAAATTGAAGGGGATTATCGTATTACTGATTTTTCTGGAACAACATTTGAATTTGAGGGAATATTTGAATGGGAGGAAGTTGAGGAAATTGGCATCCGTGTCAGGCAGTCAGGTGAAGAAGAAACAGTTGTTGGACTAAATACAATCACAGAGACTGTTTTTGTTGATCGAACGAATTCAGGACTAGATAGAATCATTGATCGAAATGGAGAATTTTTTCAGTTTGGTTCTCGCTATGAAACCAATTCTCCGGCCAATAAAAAACAATTGAAACTGCGAGGATTTATTGATGAATCATCCATTGAGATATTTGTAAATGATGGTGAAGTGGTCTTTACAAATTTGATTTATACAAGGCCAACAAACAGCGGGGTTGAACTTTACACAAAAGGTGGTAAGGCTAATGTTGTATCCCTAAATTTCTTTCATCTTCACTCGACTTGGAGAAATCCTTCGAAAGAAGATAAGATAACACAAATTGTCGTAAATGAAGATCGTATTCATATAAAAGTAGAAGAAGAGACCACCCTAAAAGGACAAGTAAAACCTGATTGGTTACATGGAAATGGAGCTCAACTACTTTGGTTTGTAGAGGATCCTGAGATCATTGAATTAGCGAATGATGGAAGTAGCGCTATAATCAAAGGGAAAAAAGTGGGAACAACCCAAGTGGTCGTAACAGATATAAACCAGACAGTTGAGAAGAAAGTTAGTGTAAGAGTAACTAGTAAATAA